The DNA region TCTTTCCATCTTTTTATTTTAAGACATATATAATCGTGAATATAAGTTTTCATGTTCCATAGCCCTGATGTCAAAGCCTGTTGCACTAATTCCAATTAAATCCATATTAGGTTTTAAGGCCTTTTCAGCTAGGTTCTCTAAAAGGGTTAATAATTGAAACAGCAATACCTGACCTGAATCCTGACTCAGAGGAATTAATTTTACCGCATTAGTAATATAACCAATAGCCGTATTATAAAAAAACCTTCTAAGGTCTCTTTTTTTCCTATTTGTAATTCATAAGCATAAATCGCATATAAAATGCAATAATGCCCATAAATACTTTTGTTTTTTAGGGCTGATTCTAACCTGGCGGTTAAATCTGTTTGAATTAAAGGGCTGAAAATTTTCATCAGACGAACCCCTAATTTCTGACTGGCTGTTCTGATTTCCTTTGGTAGTTTAGAAGCATTACACAAACTGTCCAGCTCGATAATTTTATCCCAATTATTTTGCTCACAGGCATCAAATACAAGACTAATAAAAGCAGCCTCATTATGTAAAACACTATGGGATAAAATTTCTGTTAAAAATAAGTGCACACTTTCAACTGATTTTACTATTTCCTTTTGAGTGTAAGTCTCCAAACCATAAGAATGAGAAAAACCGCCAATGGGTAAAGTAGGATCAGACAAATGCAATAAATGTAGCAAAGAAGTTTTCATTATTTTTGAGTTAAATTCATTATTTTAGAAAACAAAGTTCCACTTTCTCCATGAGGCGCAACTGAGGTTCTTAAAGGTGTTAGCAAAATTCTTTTTTGCTCATGAACTTCAAAACCCATAGCTATAAGCTGACGAAAAAGAGGCTTTTCATACGGAACCAGTAAAGCTTGTTCCTCATAAAATAAAGGCAAATGTTTGTTTCCTATTTCATAACAAACTGAAGCTGTTTCGAAATTATTTTTAGGAATAATAACCAGACACTCACAAGGCAGAATATTAACCCGATAATTTTTGTCAGCTTCCTGATATAAAACCTCTCCCTGTTGTAAATTCGGATTTTCATTCAAAAATTTAAACCGGAAATTCTTTCCGTCCCTGGCAATCTTATGCTGGATACGTTTATTAACTTCAAACCATTCAAAATCTATTAAAACTTCTATTTTAGATTCAGGACTAAGGGCTTCCTGTTTTATTTTATTGGTTATAATCATTTAAAATAAAAAATATCGTTGTGCCATTGGTACTTCTTTCAAAGGTTCACAGGTTATGTGCTCTCCATCAACCCTTACCTGATAATTTTCAGGATTAACTTCAATATTTGGCGTTTTATCGTTATGAATCAAATCCTTTTTCCCTATGTTGCGACAATTTTCAACAGGCAGGATTATTTTATTTAATTGGTATTTCTCGATTGTTTTATTTTCGATAGCTATTTTAGAAACAAATGTTACACAGGTTTTATGCAAAGCTTTTCCGAAAGCCCCAAACATAGGACGATAAATAACCGGTTGTGGTGTAGGAATTGAGGCATTAGGATCTCCCATTCGTCCGGCTATAATCATTCCTCCTTTGATAATGATTTCCGGCTTAACTCCGAATAAAGCGGGTTTCCACAATACTAAATCGGCTAATTTACCAGATTCTATAGAACCTACATGCTTAGAAATCCCATGAGAGACTGCAGGATTTATGGTGTATTTTGCAACATATCTTTTAACTCTGAAATTGTCGTTATTATTAGCTTCATCTTCAGATAAAAACCCTCTTTGAACTTTCATTTTATGAGCTGTCTGCCAAGTTCTTATAACAACTTCACTTACTCTTCCCATTGCCTGAGAGTCACTACTCATCATACTAAAAATACCCAAATCATGCAATATATCTTCGGCAGCTATAGTTTCAGGACGAATTCTGGAATCAGCAAAAGAAACATCTTCAGGAACGGATTTATCTAAATGATGACAAACCATCAGCATATCTAAATGCTCATCAATTGTATTAATGGTAAATGGGCGCGTTGGATTGGTACTGGAAGGCAATACATTAGGATACATTGCTGCTTTAATAATATCTGGCGCATGTCCGCCACCAGCACCTTCAGTATGAAAAGTATGAATTACTCTTCCATCGATAGCCTTAACTGTATCTTCAAGAAACCCGCTTTCATTAAGTGTATCCGTATGAATTGCAACCTGAATATCATATTTGTCAGCTATTTTCAAAGATGCATCAATTGTTGCAGGAGTAGCTCCCCAATCTTCATGAATCTTTAAACCTAATGCTCCCGCTTCAATTTGTTCTTCCAAAGGAGCTAGTGTAGAGCAGTTTCCTTTTCCAAAAAAACCTAAATTCATTGGAAAAGCTTCGGCACTTTCCAGCATTTTTTGAATATTCCAGGCACCAGGAGTTACAGTAGTGGCATTTGTTCCATCGGCCGGTCCCGTTCCTCCCCCTATCATTGTGGTTACTCCGCTATATAAGGCATGTTCTATTTGTTGCGGACATATAAAATGAATATGGGTATCTATACCTCCGGCAGTAACTATTAAACCTGCTCCGGAATGCACTTCGGTTGAGGCTCCAATTATCATATTCTCAGTAATTCCGTCCATTGTATCCGGATTCCCTGCTTTTCCTACTCCTACAATCTTTCCATCCTTGATTCCAATATCGCCTTTTACAATTCCCCAATGATCAATAATCACAGCATTGGTAATTACAAAATCCAGAACTCCTTCGCTTCTTGTTGC from Flavobacterium nitratireducens includes:
- a CDS encoding urease accessory protein UreE produces the protein MIITNKIKQEALSPESKIEVLIDFEWFEVNKRIQHKIARDGKNFRFKFLNENPNLQQGEVLYQEADKNYRVNILPCECLVIIPKNNFETASVCYEIGNKHLPLFYEEQALLVPYEKPLFRQLIAMGFEVHEQKRILLTPLRTSVAPHGESGTLFSKIMNLTQK
- the ureC gene encoding urease subunit alpha, with translation MSVEINRIKYANMFGPTVGDKIRLADTELFIEIEKDFSVYGEEAKFGGGKTIRDGMAQSARATRSEGVLDFVITNAVIIDHWGIVKGDIGIKDGKIVGVGKAGNPDTMDGITENMIIGASTEVHSGAGLIVTAGGIDTHIHFICPQQIEHALYSGVTTMIGGGTGPADGTNATTVTPGAWNIQKMLESAEAFPMNLGFFGKGNCSTLAPLEEQIEAGALGLKIHEDWGATPATIDASLKIADKYDIQVAIHTDTLNESGFLEDTVKAIDGRVIHTFHTEGAGGGHAPDIIKAAMYPNVLPSSTNPTRPFTINTIDEHLDMLMVCHHLDKSVPEDVSFADSRIRPETIAAEDILHDLGIFSMMSSDSQAMGRVSEVVIRTWQTAHKMKVQRGFLSEDEANNNDNFRVKRYVAKYTINPAVSHGISKHVGSIESGKLADLVLWKPALFGVKPEIIIKGGMIIAGRMGDPNASIPTPQPVIYRPMFGAFGKALHKTCVTFVSKIAIENKTIEKYQLNKIILPVENCRNIGKKDLIHNDKTPNIEVNPENYQVRVDGEHITCEPLKEVPMAQRYFLF